Within the Acidimicrobiales bacterium genome, the region CGCATGACCGAGCCGGACGCGGTGAGGGGGCTGGACGACGACGATCCCGAGATGGTGACCAGCCCGACGAGGATCTGCCCGCTCGCCAGGACCGCCAGCCCCGACCCCTCCACGAGCTCACCCTGGGCCAGCGTCACCGATCCCGACGTCCCGAACGTGGAGTCAGGCTTGCCGGCGGACGTGTAGCGGAGGAGAACGACGCTGCCGGACGGGGGGCTGGTCGACGAGGCGGGCGCGGTGGCGGTGTCGGCCAGGACGAGGATCCCGCCGTCGGGCGCCACCGCGACACGCGCGGCGTGGTCGTCGTCGGCGAGCTTGGTCGTCGTCACCCCCGAGGTGCCGAACGAGCTGTCGGCGCTGCCGTCGGGCATCAGCCGGGCCACACCGATCTCCGGGGTGCCGAGGTTGATCGTGGTCCCCGACGACGTGGTGGCGGTGTCAGCATCGCCCACCACGACGATCTTGCCGTCGGACTGCACCGCCATGGCGGTCGTCGCTCCGCCGTTCGGGAACGGGACCGCGGCCAGGCCGCTCTGCCCGAACGACGAGTTGACGTCGCCGGCCGCGGCGGCTGCGGGCGGCGCCGAAGCGGCGAAGACCGCCAGCAGTGCCCCCGCCACCGTCGTCGAGCGCGCCAGGCCCCAGCTCCACCGCCCCATGACCGACCCCTTCCTGTGCGGAGGGGAGTTTGGCAGGCCTCAGGCCCCGGGCGCGCCCGGACGCCGTTCGGCGGGAGTCCGCCCGCCGATCCGGTCCAGCGTGCGGATGCGGGGGTTCTCGTCATCGACCTCGACGCGGACCGAACCGAGCCCCTCCGAGGAGACGGTGAGCAGGCGCGTTGCGGAACGCCTTCCCACCGCCGAAGCCTGGGAACGGATTTGCGGGGCCGCCCGCCCAGGTAGGCCGGTTTCGGTCAGCCGGCCTGGGCCCCCGCTGGAAGGGAAACCCTCCGCCCCGACCAGCGGGACAGCCGGCCCGGCATCCACCAGTTCCACCGCCCGAGCAGCGCCACGAGGGAGGGGACCAGCAGGGCCCGCACGACGGTGGCGTCGAGGAGGATCCCGACCCCGAGCCCGGTGGCCATGACCTTGAGGTCGGTCACCGGCGCCGAGGCCAGGGAGGCGAAGGCCAGGAACAGGATCAGCGCCGCGCTGGTCACCAGCCGCCCCGTCCGCCCCAGCCCCTCGACCACCGCGGCCGAGGTCGAACCGGTCCGGTCGTACTCCTCGCGCACCCGGGCCAGGATGAACACCTCGTAGTCCATCGACAGCCCGAAGAGGAAGGCGAAGACCATCAGCGGTATCCAGAAGGTGATGGCGCCCGTGGCCGGGACGGAGAACAGCGCCTGGGAGCCGTGCCCCTCCTGCCAGAACCACGCCAGGAACCCGAAGGTGGCGGTCAGCGACAGGAGGTTGAGCACCACCGCCTTGAGCGCCAGCACGACCGAGCGGAAGGCGAGGCTGAGCAGCACGACGGTGAGGACGGCGATGAGCCCGAACATCAGCGGGAAGCGGCCATATACGGCGTGGCTGAAGTCCTGGAGGTTCGAGCCGGCGCCGGTGATCCCGATGACGCCCGGCTGACCCACCACCGCGGCGCGCGCCGCGCTGACCGGGCCGAGCGAGGTGTTGTTGAGAGAAGCGACATTCGGCACGGCCACCAGGTCGGTGAGCCCGTCGCGGGAGCCAGTGGGACCAGCGGGCCGGGCCACGGTGGTGATCCCCGGCACGTGTGAGAGCCGGGCCTGCACCGTCGGCGCCTCGGAGGAGGTGGTGAGCACCTCGATCGGGGTGAGCACGCCGGTGGGGACCCCCTGGGAGGTCAGCGTGGTCAGGGTGTCGTGGGCCGCGCCCGTCCGGGCCAGGGCCGACAGGCTGTCGGTGCCGAAGCGGATGCCGAATACCGGGACGATCAGGAGGGCGAGGACGACGGCGGCGGCGCCCACTCCCGCCAGCCTGCGCCTGACGATGAAGCCGGCCCAGCGGGTCCATGCCCGGCTGGCGACGTTCTCGTGACGACGGTGGGGCCAGTCCATGCGCTGGCCGATGCCACCCAGCAGGGCCGGGAGCAGGGTCAGCACCACCAGCACGGACACGGCCGGGATCAGCATCCCGCCGATGCCCACGCTGCGCATGGCGGGCATCGGGATGACGACCAGCGACAGCAGCCCGATGGCCACGGTCAGGCCGGACAGCGCCACGGTGCGCCCGGCCGTGGCGGAGGCCAGCACGATGGCGTCGTGGTTGTCGGCCCCCTTGTCGCGCTCCTCCCGCCAGCGGGTCACCAGGAGCAGCGAGTAGTCGATGGCCACGCCCAGGCCGATCAGCGAGACGAGGAACTCCACGATGAAGGAGATGTCGGTCAGGTAGGTCATCCCGAACACGACGAGGAGGGTGGCCACGATGGCCACGGCCGCGACCAGCAGCGGCAGGAAGGCCAGG harbors:
- a CDS encoding MMPL family transporter is translated as MTSTITVPPAPAPAASPGSGPPTGSWIARLAAAVLRHRRAVMVVWLVVFIAGGAAAGKVSNRLKVEFSLPGQPGYETAHRIVGVYGNGGETTPDVAVVTVPAGQTVSRDSAPLAAAFGRVRAAVPTVRVVDLAVTHDPAFVTRDGRSTWALVLTPEAHGFTNSKTPEHVEAVLRSALPGYQVGTTSLDQLQSGGQDKGPGVLLETLIGGLGALAVLAFVFASLLAFLPLLVAAVAIVATLLVVFGMTYLTDISFIVEFLVSLIGLGVAIDYSLLLVTRWREERDKGADNHDAIVLASATAGRTVALSGLTVAIGLLSLVVIPMPAMRSVGIGGMLIPAVSVLVVLTLLPALLGGIGQRMDWPHRRHENVASRAWTRWAGFIVRRRLAGVGAAAVVLALLIVPVFGIRFGTDSLSALARTGAAHDTLTTLTSQGVPTGVLTPIEVLTTSSEAPTVQARLSHVPGITTVARPAGPTGSRDGLTDLVAVPNVASLNNTSLGPVSAARAAVVGQPGVIGITGAGSNLQDFSHAVYGRFPLMFGLIAVLTVVLLSLAFRSVVLALKAVVLNLLSLTATFGFLAWFWQEGHGSQALFSVPATGAITFWIPLMVFAFLFGLSMDYEVFILARVREEYDRTGSTSAAVVEGLGRTGRLVTSAALILFLAFASLASAPVTDLKVMATGLGVGILLDATVVRALLVPSLVALLGRWNWWMPGRLSRWSGRRVSLPAGAQAG